The genomic interval ACCGTCCGACCTGGTCGGGCGGTCGACCGGTACGGCTCCGACGCCGAGGATCCGGTCGCTCCGACCGTCGTGGAGACATATCTCCGCGCCGATCGGGGCGGCCGGTTTTCACGCCGGCCGGAGCGAGCCGACAGACCGGCCCGGGCGGGCCGAACAGCCCGCGGCGATCGACGGATGAGGCCCTGTCGACCCGGTCCGAGCAGCAGCTAGGCTGCACCATCGCCCGCACTCCAGGAGGTTGCGCTGAGACTCGAACTGCGCGGCATCACCAAGCGGTTCGGTGAGTTGGTCGCCAACGACCACATCGACCTGACGGTGGAGCCAGGAGAGATCCACGCGCTGCTCGGCGAGAACGGCGCGGGCAAGTCCACTCTGATGAACGTGCTGTACGGCCTGCTCCAGCCCGACGAGGGCGAGGTCCTGGTCGACGGCAGGCCGCTGAAGGCCAAGGGCCCCGGCGACGCCATCGCGGCCGGCATCGGCATGGTGCACCAGCACTTCATGCTGGTCCCGGTCTTCACCGTGGCCGAGAACGTGATGCTCGGCGCCGAGCAGATCCGGGGCGGCATCGCCGGCTTCCTCGACCGGCGGCGGGCCCGCCGCCAGGTCACCGAGGTCTCCGGCCGCTACAACCTGCGGGTCGACCCGGACGCGGTGGTCGAGGACCTGCCGGTCGGCGTGCAGCAGCGGGTCGAGATCCTCAAGGCCCTGACCCGGGACGTCGACCTGCTCATCCTGGACGAGCCGACCGCCGTGCTGACCCCGCAGGAGACCGAGGAACTGCTCGGGATCATGCGGTCGCTCAAGGAGTCCGGCAAGTCGATCGTCTTCATCACGCACAAGCTCAAAGAGGTCAAGGCGATCGCCGACCGGATCACCGTGATCCGCCGGGGCCGGACCGTCGGCACCGCCAGCCCGAGCGCGAGCGAGGACGAGCTGGCCGCGCTGATGGTCGGGCGTACGGTCAACCTGACCGTGCAGAAGGCCGCCGCCGCGCCGGGTGAACCGGTACTGGAGGTCGAGGGCCTGGTCGTCGACGACGAGCGCTCGGTACGCGCCGTCGACGGCGTCGACCTGACCGTACGCGCCGGTGAGGTGCTCGGCATCGCCGGTGTGCAGGGCAACGGCCAGACCGAGCTGATCGAGGCGCTGATGGGGCTGCGCCCGGTGTTGCACGGCACGGTGAGCCTGGGCGGGCAGCGCATCGACGGCTGGCCGACCAAGCGGGTGCTGCGGGCCGGGGTCGGCTACGTCCCCGAGGACCGCAGCGTCGACGGGCTGGTCAAGGAGTTCAGCGTCGCCGAGAACCTGGTGCTGGACATCTACGACCGGCCGCCGTTCGGCTCCGGGCTGGTGCTCCGGCCGGACGCGATCACCGCCTCGGCGCGGGAGCGGATCCCCGAGTTCGACGTACGCACCTCGTCGGCGGAGGCGGCCGTCGGCACGCTCTCCGGCGGCAACCAGCAGAAGGTGATCATCGCTCGGGAGATGTCCCGGCCGCTCAAGCTCTTCGTGGCCGCCCAGCCGACCCGGGGCGTGGACGTCGGCTCGATCGAGTTCATCCACCGCCGGATCATCCACGAGCGGGACATCGGCACCGCCGTACTCCTGGTCTCCAGCGAGTTGGACGAGGTGATCGGGCTGGCCGACCGGATCGCGGTGATGTACCGGGGCCGGATCCTCGGCGTCGTCGGGCCGGACACCCCGCGCGAGGAGATCGGCCTGCTGATGGCCGGCATCACCGACGCCGCACCGGACGGCACCGCCGGCACCGCAGAGAACGCAACCCCCGACGGGCCGGTGACCCCGGCTCCCGACGTCGCTGGTAGCGAGGAAACCCGATGACCGACGTGAACGAGCCCGGCTCGCCGTCGCCGGAGAAGTCTCCGGCCGGGCAGCGGCCCGGTGCCGGGCCGGTGG from Plantactinospora sp. BC1 carries:
- a CDS encoding ABC transporter ATP-binding protein is translated as MVANDHIDLTVEPGEIHALLGENGAGKSTLMNVLYGLLQPDEGEVLVDGRPLKAKGPGDAIAAGIGMVHQHFMLVPVFTVAENVMLGAEQIRGGIAGFLDRRRARRQVTEVSGRYNLRVDPDAVVEDLPVGVQQRVEILKALTRDVDLLILDEPTAVLTPQETEELLGIMRSLKESGKSIVFITHKLKEVKAIADRITVIRRGRTVGTASPSASEDELAALMVGRTVNLTVQKAAAAPGEPVLEVEGLVVDDERSVRAVDGVDLTVRAGEVLGIAGVQGNGQTELIEALMGLRPVLHGTVSLGGQRIDGWPTKRVLRAGVGYVPEDRSVDGLVKEFSVAENLVLDIYDRPPFGSGLVLRPDAITASARERIPEFDVRTSSAEAAVGTLSGGNQQKVIIAREMSRPLKLFVAAQPTRGVDVGSIEFIHRRIIHERDIGTAVLLVSSELDEVIGLADRIAVMYRGRILGVVGPDTPREEIGLLMAGITDAAPDGTAGTAENATPDGPVTPAPDVAGSEETR